One window of the Crassaminicella thermophila genome contains the following:
- the lexA gene encoding transcriptional repressor LexA — protein MAYDITKQQEKILNYIKNEVNTKGYPPSVREICVAVGLKSTSTVHGHLAKLEKNGYIRRDPTKPRAIEVLDNNENIPNKKEIIEIPVVGKVTAGLPILAVENIEDTFPVPLDFIDNSKYFMLTVKGDSMINAGILDGDYILVKQQQIANNGDIVVAMIEDEATVKRFYKEKNYIRLQPENLSMDPIITTNVRILGLVKGVFRKL, from the coding sequence ATGGCTTATGATATAACAAAACAGCAAGAAAAAATACTGAACTATATAAAAAATGAAGTTAATACTAAAGGCTATCCTCCTTCTGTCAGAGAGATATGTGTTGCTGTTGGCTTAAAATCAACTTCTACTGTACATGGACATTTAGCAAAGCTTGAAAAAAATGGTTATATTAGAAGAGATCCTACAAAACCTAGAGCTATTGAAGTATTAGATAATAACGAAAATATACCTAATAAAAAAGAAATTATAGAAATACCTGTGGTAGGCAAAGTTACTGCAGGATTACCAATTCTAGCTGTAGAAAATATTGAAGATACTTTTCCTGTTCCATTAGATTTTATAGATAACAGTAAATATTTTATGTTAACTGTAAAAGGAGATAGTATGATAAATGCAGGAATTTTAGATGGAGATTATATACTTGTAAAACAACAGCAAATTGCTAATAATGGTGATATCGTAGTAGCCATGATTGAAGATGAAGCTACTGTAAAGAGATTTTATAAAGAAAAAAATTATATAAGACTGCAACCAGAAAATCTTTCTATGGATCCTATTATTACAACTAATGTTAGAATTTTAGGATTAGTAAAAGGAGTATTTAGAAAACTATAA
- a CDS encoding LysM peptidoglycan-binding domain-containing protein — translation MKINYLRIANNFRFLWLIVVILLFLYLGTNIFFKTNIAERTNKLKYIEIQIKYGDTIWELAKKFTPNDKDIRKTIYEISLINNLDSLDIYPGQVIKIPTDQN, via the coding sequence ATGAAAATTAATTATTTACGAATAGCAAATAATTTTAGGTTTTTGTGGTTGATAGTAGTAATTTTATTATTTTTATATTTAGGAACAAATATATTTTTTAAAACAAATATAGCTGAAAGAACAAATAAATTAAAATATATTGAAATACAAATAAAATATGGAGATACAATATGGGAATTAGCAAAAAAATTTACACCCAATGATAAAGACATACGAAAAACTATATATGAGATAAGTTTAATTAATAACTTAGATTCATTAGATATATATCCTGGACAAGTTATTAAAATACCTACTGATCAAAACTAA
- a CDS encoding tyrosine-type recombinase/integrase → MEKRIIKVHNKSDKPDNIVQKENEIIEKCITIENNLPTFMKDFFIYLRNGVALSTRFAYLQDIFFFCKYLISQTNISKAVNTKDISLEEFNCIKAKDINRFLGDYCTRYTINEKNSIIIMENHNRSLARKKSSLTVLFKFLFRDELISENITDGLNPIRLPKPQPDAIKKLEIDEVAKMLDIVETGNGLTKKELVYWEKTKLRDKAILVLFVTYGLRLKELQQLNVSSFNFGRGDFKIYRKRGKEVNMPLNKSVEKVILDYIQLERVSDEQVPEKHKDALFLSLQKTRMTEKSIRQLVKKYSSLALGTTKENGYSPHKLRATAATSLIQNGFSIYDVQNLLDHDNVTTTQLYAAHKKNVKREIVNKFEWLEEYDKKNSPI, encoded by the coding sequence ATGGAAAAAAGAATAATTAAAGTACACAATAAATCAGATAAACCAGATAATATTGTACAAAAAGAAAATGAAATTATAGAAAAATGTATAACAATTGAAAATAATTTACCAACTTTTATGAAAGATTTTTTTATTTATTTAAGAAATGGTGTAGCATTATCAACGAGATTTGCATATTTACAAGATATTTTTTTCTTTTGCAAGTATCTTATATCACAAACAAATATTTCTAAAGCAGTAAATACAAAGGACATTTCTTTAGAAGAGTTTAATTGTATAAAAGCAAAAGATATTAATAGATTTTTGGGAGATTATTGTACAAGATATACAATTAATGAGAAAAATTCTATAATAATTATGGAGAATCATAACCGTTCTTTAGCAAGAAAAAAATCATCTTTAACTGTATTGTTTAAATTCTTATTCAGAGATGAATTAATATCAGAAAATATTACTGATGGTCTAAACCCTATACGGCTTCCTAAACCTCAGCCTGATGCAATAAAGAAATTAGAAATTGATGAAGTAGCTAAAATGCTTGATATAGTAGAGACCGGTAACGGATTGACCAAAAAGGAACTTGTATATTGGGAAAAAACAAAATTACGAGATAAGGCAATTTTAGTATTATTTGTTACTTATGGATTAAGATTAAAAGAATTACAACAATTAAATGTTTCTTCTTTTAATTTTGGTCGAGGTGATTTTAAGATTTATAGAAAAAGAGGAAAAGAAGTAAATATGCCTTTAAATAAATCTGTTGAAAAAGTTATATTAGATTATATTCAATTAGAAAGAGTTTCTGATGAACAAGTACCAGAAAAACATAAAGATGCTCTTTTTCTATCTTTACAAAAAACTAGAATGACTGAAAAGTCTATTAGACAATTAGTAAAGAAGTATTCTTCTCTTGCATTAGGAACTACAAAAGAAAATGGCTATAGTCCTCATAAATTAAGAGCTACTGCTGCAACTTCATTAATTCAAAATGGTTTTTCTATTTATGATGTTCAAAATTTGCTTGATCATGACAATGTAACAACAACCCAATTATATGCAGCACATAAGAAAAATGTAAAAAGAGAAATCGTAAATAAATTTGAATGGCTTGAAGAATATGATAAAAAAAATAGTCCTATTTAA
- a CDS encoding site-specific integrase — MKIVQPIRDKYKIEDMKNELLKSGYKNYLLFVAGINTGLRISDLLKLKVSDVRNRTHISIQEKKTGKEKRFLINNQLRKDFEMYIKNMREEEYLFQSRKGKNKPISRVQAYRILNNAANAIGISEVGTHTLRKTFGYWHYQIYKDVAILQDIFNHSSPSVTLRYIGINQDIKDKTIEDFYL, encoded by the coding sequence ATGAAAATTGTACAACCCATAAGAGATAAGTATAAGATAGAAGATATGAAAAATGAGCTTTTAAAATCAGGATATAAAAATTATTTACTTTTTGTTGCCGGTATAAATACAGGATTGAGAATAAGTGATTTATTAAAATTGAAAGTTTCGGATGTAAGGAATAGAACACATATAAGCATCCAAGAAAAGAAAACAGGAAAAGAAAAGAGGTTTTTAATTAATAATCAATTAAGAAAAGATTTTGAAATGTATATAAAAAATATGCGTGAAGAAGAATATTTGTTTCAAAGCAGAAAAGGAAAGAATAAACCTATATCAAGAGTACAAGCGTATAGAATATTAAATAATGCTGCAAATGCAATCGGTATTAGCGAAGTTGGAACTCATACTTTGAGAAAAACTTTTGGGTATTGGCATTATCAAATATATAAAGATGTAGCTATTTTACAAGATATTTTTAATCATTCATCGCCTAGTGTTACTTTGCGATACATAGGGATAAATCAGGATATTAAAGATAAAACTATAGAAGATTTTTATTTGTAA
- a CDS encoding tyrosine-type recombinase/integrase — protein MQTSEKILLSFLSRLEREKTKNDYKRDINSFVKFIDKDFLEANFYDCKKYINDLNMRVSSKKLAISTAEKLYSQIYSFFNYLEENNYISYNHFKKISKPIASRNISKERIINWEELDKLISILKTYNLRDYSILMLIFTSGLTLNEAVNLKWNQFVIDDRGNIGIVFTTKYGKRYTKVHKDTWNLLQKYRNSLSSLIAQDSYVFLNNRGSKITGRWIRMVLKKACKEAALDREYTPRDLRHTLVAYTLKKGASSKQVKQQLGWSNENLAQRYLYTIQQLEDNAIDYLNFSLK, from the coding sequence ATGCAAACTAGTGAAAAAATTTTACTTTCATTTTTATCAAGACTTGAAAGAGAAAAAACCAAAAATGATTATAAAAGAGATATAAATAGCTTTGTAAAATTTATAGATAAAGATTTTCTTGAAGCAAATTTTTATGATTGTAAAAAATATATTAATGATCTTAATATGAGAGTTTCTAGTAAGAAACTTGCAATATCTACTGCTGAAAAGTTATATAGCCAAATATATAGTTTTTTTAATTATTTAGAAGAAAATAACTATATATCATATAATCATTTTAAAAAAATTTCAAAACCTATAGCATCGAGAAATATATCAAAAGAGAGAATTATAAACTGGGAAGAGTTAGATAAATTGATTTCCATACTAAAAACATATAATTTGAGGGATTATTCTATTTTAATGTTGATTTTTACATCAGGACTTACTTTAAATGAAGCTGTAAATCTTAAATGGAATCAATTTGTTATTGACGATCGTGGAAATATAGGTATTGTATTTACGACAAAATATGGAAAAAGATATACTAAAGTACATAAAGATACTTGGAATCTTTTACAAAAGTATAGAAATAGTTTATCATCTTTAATTGCACAAGATAGCTATGTTTTTTTAAATAATAGAGGCAGTAAAATAACAGGAAGATGGATAAGAATGGTACTTAAAAAAGCATGTAAAGAAGCAGCGTTAGATCGTGAGTATACTCCAAGAGATCTAAGGCATACATTAGTAGCATATACTCTTAAAAAAGGAGCTTCTTCTAAACAAGTAAAACAACAATTAGGCTGGAGTAATGAAAATCTTGCTCAAAGATATTTATATACAATTCAGCAACTGGAAGATAATGCTATTGATTATCTAAATTTTAGTTTGAAATAA
- a CDS encoding aspartyl-phosphate phosphatase Spo0E family protein: MNEPQNIQIKIKILRDKMHELIDEKENLLAAEVIHISQMLDKVLNYYYQVKNQN; this comes from the coding sequence ATGAACGAGCCACAAAATATTCAAATAAAAATAAAAATTTTACGAGATAAAATGCATGAATTAATTGATGAGAAAGAAAATCTATTAGCTGCTGAAGTAATACATATAAGTCAAATGCTTGATAAAGTGTTAAATTACTATTACCAAGTTAAAAACCAAAATTAA
- a CDS encoding universal stress protein, with the protein MRILIAYDGSETSRKALLKGKELAEKLSCNVTILYVINDFLTRIYDYTLVFKVDKFARKKQGERILTKGLEYFKDFKKSVNTIIKTGDPATIIVETAKQEKVDMIILGSKGLSGIQKLFIGSVSNKVLIHTDISVLIVK; encoded by the coding sequence GTGAGAATACTAATTGCATACGATGGTTCTGAAACTTCAAGAAAAGCACTATTAAAAGGAAAAGAACTAGCAGAAAAGCTCTCTTGTAATGTAACCATATTGTATGTAATTAATGATTTTCTTACCCGCATTTATGACTATACACTTGTATTTAAGGTTGATAAATTTGCTCGTAAAAAGCAAGGAGAGAGAATTTTAACAAAAGGTCTAGAGTATTTTAAAGATTTTAAAAAAAGTGTGAATACTATAATAAAAACGGGTGATCCTGCTACTATTATCGTAGAAACGGCAAAACAAGAAAAAGTAGATATGATTATATTAGGGAGTAAAGGGCTATCAGGAATACAAAAACTATTCATAGGAAGTGTTTCAAATAAAGTTTTGATTCACACTGATATATCCGTATTAATTGTAAAATAA
- a CDS encoding methionine gamma-lyase family protein has protein sequence MVIRLRKNIEEFLREQMNISNEVLNLVLETENEIQEEFKKIDDLKQYNQYKVLKVMQETRISDMHFNWNTGYGYNDIGREAIEKVYANLFKTEDAIVRPTIVNGTHALTLCLTGILRPGDEMISVTGKPYDTLEEVIGIRGEYNGSLMEFGVSYNQIDFLSNGEVDLELLAKSITKKTKMVYIQRSTGYSWRKALTITDIKNIVETAKDVKSDVIVMVDNCYGEFLDILEPTEVGVDVMAGSLIKNPGGGLALTGGYIVGRKNLIELISYRMTSPGVGKECGLTFGLTRSMFQGLFIAPHVVSEAIKGAILCAKLFEKLGYEVSPSFNGDRSDIIQSIKLKSPEAVIAFCQGVQAAAPVDSFVTPEPWDMPGYDSPVIMAAGAFVQGSSIELSADAPIKEPYIVYYQGGLTYEHAKYGVIKALQTMKDKGFLKI, from the coding sequence ATGGTGATAAGATTGCGAAAAAATATAGAAGAATTTTTAAGAGAGCAAATGAATATAAGTAATGAAGTGTTAAATTTAGTATTAGAAACAGAAAATGAAATTCAAGAAGAATTTAAAAAAATTGATGATTTAAAGCAATATAACCAATATAAAGTATTAAAAGTAATGCAAGAGACGAGAATAAGTGACATGCATTTTAACTGGAATACAGGATATGGGTATAATGATATAGGAAGAGAGGCTATTGAAAAAGTTTACGCAAATCTTTTTAAAACAGAAGACGCTATTGTACGTCCTACTATTGTAAATGGCACACACGCTCTAACTCTCTGTCTTACAGGTATATTAAGACCAGGTGATGAAATGATTTCTGTTACAGGAAAGCCATATGATACACTTGAGGAAGTAATTGGAATTAGAGGAGAATATAATGGTTCTTTAATGGAATTTGGTGTAAGCTATAATCAAATTGACTTTTTAAGTAATGGAGAAGTAGATTTAGAATTATTAGCAAAAAGCATTACAAAGAAAACTAAGATGGTTTATATTCAAAGATCAACAGGCTATAGCTGGAGAAAAGCATTAACTATAACAGATATAAAAAATATTGTAGAGACAGCAAAAGATGTAAAATCAGATGTAATTGTTATGGTAGATAATTGCTATGGGGAATTTTTAGATATATTAGAACCTACTGAGGTAGGGGTAGATGTTATGGCAGGATCTTTGATTAAAAATCCTGGTGGAGGATTAGCTCTTACAGGGGGTTACATAGTGGGAAGAAAAAATCTTATTGAATTAATTTCTTATAGAATGACTTCTCCTGGGGTAGGAAAGGAGTGTGGCCTTACTTTTGGTCTTACAAGAAGTATGTTCCAAGGATTGTTTATAGCTCCTCATGTTGTGAGTGAGGCAATAAAAGGTGCAATCCTTTGTGCCAAGTTATTCGAAAAATTAGGTTATGAAGTGTCGCCAAGTTTTAATGGAGATAGAAGTGATATTATACAATCCATAAAGCTTAAAAGTCCTGAAGCGGTAATTGCATTTTGTCAAGGAGTACAAGCTGCTGCTCCAGTAGACTCTTTTGTAACGCCTGAACCTTGGGATATGCCTGGATATGATAGTCCTGTTATTATGGCAGCAGGAGCTTTTGTACAAGGATCTTCTATCGAGTTAAGTGCTGATGCACCTATAAAAGAACCTTATATTGTATACTATCAAGGTGGCTTAACTTATGAACATGCAAAATATGGAGTAATTAAAGCGTTGCAAACAATGAAGGACAAAGGTTTTTTAAAGATATAA
- a CDS encoding GTPase: MRNCLVIGKPNAGKTLFILNFAEYLGFKNIEIKSIKNDEKVEVKKYSTEEAKRILSSSVPYKTTCLQSIEIEIPILKGRKIIKIIDSSGLIDGIHKDVKIRRAMGQTLGALRESDIILHIIDISKLNYNNVIESIGEVDYQLIKYGAIKEGYAILGNKIDLLERKTPIIQLQKEFSDHYIIPISALLKRGFGEVKSYVSRRL, encoded by the coding sequence ATGAGAAATTGTCTTGTTATTGGAAAGCCTAATGCAGGTAAGACGCTATTTATTTTAAATTTTGCAGAGTATCTTGGTTTTAAAAATATAGAAATTAAGTCTATAAAAAATGATGAAAAAGTAGAAGTAAAAAAATACTCAACAGAAGAAGCTAAGCGAATTTTATCTTCAAGTGTTCCGTATAAAACAACTTGCTTACAATCTATAGAGATAGAAATTCCCATTTTAAAAGGGAGAAAAATAATAAAGATTATAGATAGTAGTGGTTTAATTGATGGTATACATAAGGACGTAAAAATAAGAAGAGCTATGGGACAAACGTTAGGAGCTCTTAGAGAAAGCGATATTATTCTACATATTATTGATATTTCTAAGCTAAATTATAATAACGTTATAGAAAGTATTGGTGAAGTGGATTATCAATTAATAAAATATGGGGCTATAAAGGAAGGTTATGCTATTTTAGGAAATAAAATAGATTTGCTTGAAAGGAAAACTCCTATTATACAGCTTCAAAAAGAATTTTCAGACCATTATATTATTCCTATATCTGCTTTATTAAAGAGAGGTTTTGGAGAGGTGAAAAGCTATGTATCTCGTAGATTATAG
- a CDS encoding AAA family ATPase — protein sequence MINNRELNENKKINNEENIRILMKELDNLIGLKSVKKLSREIQAYITIQNKRKEEQLATEPMVLHMIFKGNPGTGKTTVARLLGKIFCAMGVLERGHVVEVERADLVGEYIGHTAVKVREHIKKSLGGIMFIDEAYSLARGGEKDFGKEAIDAMVKGMEDYKENLILILAGYKEEMEKFLKTNPGLKSRFPIHIEFPDYSLDELIRIAEVMLEKRQYKLSISAKAKLLKIISQKRLEDKQNSGNARLVRNIIERAIRKQAVRLQNSGSFTREDLMILKREDITEG from the coding sequence ATGATAAATAATAGAGAATTAAATGAGAATAAGAAAATAAATAATGAAGAAAACATAAGAATTTTAATGAAAGAGCTTGATAATTTAATAGGGCTAAAGAGTGTTAAAAAACTTTCAAGAGAAATACAAGCATATATTACTATTCAAAATAAACGAAAAGAAGAACAATTAGCTACTGAACCAATGGTATTACATATGATTTTTAAAGGTAATCCAGGAACAGGAAAAACAACGGTAGCACGACTATTAGGAAAAATTTTTTGTGCAATGGGAGTATTAGAAAGGGGACATGTAGTAGAAGTTGAAAGAGCTGATTTAGTAGGAGAATATATTGGTCATACAGCAGTAAAAGTAAGAGAACATATAAAAAAATCTTTAGGTGGAATTATGTTTATTGACGAAGCATACTCTTTAGCTAGAGGGGGTGAGAAAGATTTTGGCAAAGAAGCTATAGATGCAATGGTAAAAGGGATGGAAGATTATAAAGAAAATCTTATTTTAATATTAGCAGGATATAAGGAAGAAATGGAAAAATTTTTAAAAACTAATCCTGGATTAAAATCTCGTTTTCCTATACATATTGAATTTCCAGATTATAGTTTAGATGAATTAATACGTATTGCTGAAGTAATGCTTGAAAAAAGACAGTATAAGCTTTCTATTTCAGCTAAGGCAAAATTATTAAAAATTATATCACAGAAGAGATTAGAGGATAAACAGAATAGTGGAAATGCAAGATTAGTAAGAAATATTATTGAGAGAGCTATCCGAAAACAAGCAGTAAGGTTACAAAATTCAGGAAGTTTTACACGGGAAGATTTAATGATTCTAAAAAGAGAAGATATTACAGAGGGGTAG
- the hfq gene encoding RNA chaperone Hfq codes for MKNSINLQDVFLNQVRKEHTSITVYLVNGFQIKGTVKGFDSYTIVLDSDGKQHMIYKHAISTITPLKSVNFMLTNNKKQEE; via the coding sequence ATGAAAAATTCAATAAATTTACAAGATGTATTTTTGAACCAAGTAAGAAAAGAACATACTTCTATAACTGTATATTTGGTTAATGGATTTCAAATAAAGGGAACTGTAAAAGGTTTTGATAGTTATACAATTGTATTAGATAGTGATGGTAAGCAACATATGATATATAAACATGCTATCTCGACAATAACTCCTTTAAAGTCTGTAAATTTTATGCTAACTAATAATAAAAAGCAAGAAGAATAA